In a genomic window of Pedobacter sp. KBS0701:
- a CDS encoding trypsin-like peptidase domain-containing protein, whose product MKKILGITVLAAFIGGAAAIGGYKLFERNQTGSTITEKQNLYFANNPLKVSSAGTADFTQAAAAVAPGVVHIKTTYAAQSGGGRNSSPFDMMEDFFGGGGRQMQRQPRAASGSGVIISQDGYIVTNNHVVENAEKVEVVLTDRRKVEAKVIGRDPNTDLALIKVNATNLPVVKMGNSDNVQVGEWVLAVGFPLDLNTTVTAGIVSAKNRSIGIIGREQQGNEITEEEYREYQRTGKRPDRPANTSIESFIQTDAAINPGNSGGALVNANGELVGINSAIASQSGYNQGYGFAIPVNLARKIVDDFMKYGSVKRGYIGVNFVPLSGEEKPEGIKTNEISGLYVNDVVAGGGAAAAGIKSGDVIKKVDGVVINDSPDLQERVGRLNPGDKVKLTVLRDGALKDYTVTLKGEASVGLTANNNASKGAEVSKLGATFAPATQAQKSKYGINSGVVVTSVTTGKAFDNIGVEKGLIITKVNGQPVNSVADVQKALPLGRNNMVSISGVGEQGSYNYSFPAQ is encoded by the coding sequence ATGAAAAAAATATTAGGAATTACCGTGTTAGCTGCTTTTATAGGTGGGGCAGCAGCAATTGGAGGTTACAAACTATTTGAGCGTAACCAAACTGGCAGTACCATTACTGAAAAACAGAATTTGTATTTCGCCAATAATCCACTGAAAGTATCATCAGCGGGTACTGCAGATTTTACTCAGGCGGCAGCAGCAGTGGCGCCGGGTGTAGTCCATATTAAAACAACCTATGCTGCGCAGAGTGGCGGAGGCAGAAACTCCTCTCCATTTGATATGATGGAAGATTTCTTCGGTGGCGGTGGCCGCCAGATGCAACGTCAGCCAAGGGCAGCATCAGGTTCTGGTGTAATTATCAGTCAGGATGGTTATATCGTTACCAACAACCACGTAGTAGAAAATGCGGAGAAAGTTGAAGTGGTGTTAACAGATAGACGTAAGGTTGAGGCAAAAGTAATCGGTCGTGATCCGAATACAGATTTAGCTTTAATTAAAGTAAATGCAACTAATTTACCTGTGGTAAAAATGGGTAACTCTGATAATGTGCAGGTAGGAGAGTGGGTATTAGCTGTCGGTTTCCCTTTAGATTTAAATACTACAGTAACTGCGGGTATTGTAAGCGCTAAAAACCGTAGCATCGGTATTATCGGTCGCGAGCAACAAGGCAATGAGATTACTGAAGAAGAATACCGCGAATACCAACGCACTGGTAAAAGACCAGATCGTCCGGCAAATACCAGTATCGAATCATTTATTCAAACAGATGCCGCCATTAACCCTGGTAACAGCGGTGGTGCCCTTGTAAATGCAAATGGTGAATTGGTAGGCATTAACTCAGCAATTGCATCACAAAGCGGTTATAACCAAGGCTATGGATTTGCAATTCCAGTTAACCTGGCCCGTAAAATTGTTGACGATTTTATGAAATATGGTTCGGTTAAACGTGGTTATATCGGTGTTAACTTCGTGCCACTAAGTGGTGAAGAAAAACCAGAAGGTATTAAAACAAACGAAATCAGTGGTTTATATGTGAATGATGTAGTTGCTGGTGGCGGTGCTGCTGCAGCGGGTATCAAATCAGGCGACGTCATCAAAAAAGTTGATGGTGTGGTAATCAATGATTCACCTGATCTTCAGGAAAGAGTTGGCCGTTTAAACCCTGGTGATAAAGTTAAATTAACAGTATTGCGTGATGGTGCCTTGAAAGACTATACTGTTACCCTTAAAGGCGAAGCCAGTGTAGGTTTAACTGCAAATAATAATGCAAGTAAAGGTGCCGAAGTAAGTAAATTAGGTGCAACTTTCGCTCCTGCTACTCAAGCGCAAAAATCGAAATATGGCATTAACAGTGGTGTAGTTGTAACATCAGTTACAACTGGAAAAGCTTTCGATAATATTGGGGTAGAAAAAGGTTTAATTATCACCAAAGTAAATGGACAACCGGTAAATTCTGTGGCTGATGTTCAAAAAGCATTGCCATTAGGCAGAAACAATATGGTTAGTATTTCTGGTGTTGGTGAGCAAGGTTCATATAACTACAGCTTCCCTGCACAATAA
- the dapF gene encoding diaminopimelate epimerase, producing the protein MKINFYKYQGAGNDFILIDHTTSPLKNIDNQLVEQLCHRRFGIGADGLMFITKHEDYDFEMHYFNADGKLGSMCGNGGRCIVAFAKQLGIIDRETNFLAVDGPHYARISENGEWVDLQMIDVDAITKDGEAYVLNTGSPHYVSLQSDLKDFNVFTEGKSIRYNATYAEKGINVNFVEDKSDHLFVRTYERGVEDETYACGTGVTAVAMAMAKHKNQTGHIKTDIKVLGGDIKIEFDYDGKAFTNVFLCGPAKLVFEGEVD; encoded by the coding sequence ATGAAAATTAATTTTTATAAATATCAGGGCGCAGGCAACGATTTCATTTTGATAGATCACACCACAAGTCCGTTAAAAAATATTGACAATCAACTAGTTGAGCAATTGTGCCACAGAAGATTTGGCATTGGTGCCGACGGATTAATGTTCATTACAAAGCATGAGGATTACGATTTTGAGATGCATTATTTTAATGCCGATGGCAAGTTAGGTAGTATGTGCGGAAATGGTGGCAGGTGTATCGTGGCTTTTGCCAAACAACTCGGCATTATTGATCGCGAAACCAACTTTTTGGCAGTAGATGGTCCGCACTATGCCAGAATTTCAGAAAATGGAGAATGGGTTGATTTACAAATGATTGATGTTGATGCCATTACCAAAGATGGAGAAGCCTATGTATTGAATACTGGTTCGCCACATTACGTTTCTCTGCAAAGTGATTTAAAAGATTTTAATGTTTTTACCGAAGGAAAAAGTATTCGTTATAATGCAACTTATGCAGAAAAAGGTATAAATGTAAACTTTGTTGAAGATAAAAGTGATCATTTATTTGTGCGCACTTACGAACGCGGTGTTGAAGATGAAACTTATGCTTGTGGCACAGGGGTAACAGCAGTTGCCATGGCTATGGCAAAACATAAAAACCAAACCGGCCATATTAAAACTGATATTAAGGTTTTGGGCGGTGATATTAAAATAGAATTCGACTACGACGGGAAAGCATTTACCAATGTATTTTTGTGTGGCCCGGCCAAATTGGTTTTTGAAGGAGAAGTAGACTAG
- a CDS encoding efflux transporter outer membrane subunit produces MNFKYKHSILTGLAIVTLSACVTKKYERPQVTSEGLYRDNSTTDTTTMADLQWKTLFSDTTLQSLIQQGINENLDLKQAIERIKIAEATLIQSRGALLPSLQADVNVTDNKQSQASLNFPPGININLETQTYKAQLSTSWEADIWGKLTSAKRGAYATLLQSDAAKRAVQTQLIATIANNYYTLLALDKQLSITEETIKVRSKDVETMRELKQGAVVNGAAVVQSEANLYAAQVTLPDLKRSIKEAENALSVLVAKAPNAINRTTLDQQTPYANLQTGVSAQLLKNRPDVIAAEFGFRSAFENTNVAKAYFYPALTITAAGGLSSLQLQDFFSKSIFYNLVGGLTQPIFARGANKARLKTAEANQQIAFYNFQQTLLTGGQEVSNALYAYQTAAEKEETRAKQIASLTKAVDFTKELLRYSSATNYTDVLTSEQSLLTAQLSGINDRLQKLQSVVNLYRALGGGWK; encoded by the coding sequence ATGAATTTTAAATATAAGCATTCCATTTTAACCGGTTTAGCCATTGTTACCCTGAGTGCCTGCGTAACTAAAAAATACGAACGCCCTCAGGTAACTAGTGAGGGTTTATACCGGGATAATAGCACAACAGATACCACTACGATGGCTGATCTGCAGTGGAAAACATTATTTTCGGATACCACGTTACAATCGCTGATCCAACAAGGGATAAATGAAAATTTGGACCTGAAACAGGCCATTGAGCGTATTAAAATTGCCGAAGCAACACTCATACAGAGTCGTGGAGCATTATTGCCAAGCTTACAGGCGGATGTAAATGTAACGGATAATAAACAATCGCAGGCCTCCTTAAACTTTCCTCCCGGGATTAACATTAATTTAGAAACCCAAACCTATAAAGCGCAACTTAGCACCAGTTGGGAAGCCGATATATGGGGGAAATTAACGAGTGCAAAACGTGGCGCTTATGCAACTTTATTACAAAGTGATGCAGCGAAAAGAGCTGTCCAAACGCAATTAATTGCCACAATTGCCAACAATTATTATACTTTATTAGCGCTCGACAAACAATTGTCCATTACAGAGGAAACCATTAAGGTACGCTCAAAAGATGTGGAAACCATGCGTGAGTTGAAGCAGGGAGCGGTGGTTAATGGCGCAGCAGTTGTACAGAGTGAAGCCAATTTATATGCAGCCCAGGTAACCTTACCTGATTTAAAAAGAAGCATTAAAGAAGCTGAAAATGCACTGAGTGTTTTGGTTGCCAAAGCGCCAAATGCAATTAACCGTACGACTTTAGATCAGCAGACCCCTTATGCGAATTTACAGACCGGTGTTTCTGCACAATTGTTAAAAAACCGTCCGGATGTGATTGCCGCTGAATTTGGTTTCAGATCGGCTTTTGAAAACACAAACGTAGCAAAAGCTTATTTTTATCCAGCTTTAACCATCACCGCAGCGGGTGGATTATCAAGCTTACAATTACAGGATTTCTTCAGCAAATCTATCTTCTACAATTTAGTGGGAGGTTTAACGCAGCCAATTTTTGCAAGGGGAGCAAACAAAGCCCGCCTAAAAACAGCTGAAGCCAATCAACAGATTGCTTTTTACAACTTTCAACAAACACTGTTAACTGGCGGACAGGAAGTATCAAATGCATTATATGCTTACCAAACGGCTGCAGAAAAAGAGGAAACAAGGGCAAAACAAATCGCCTCATTAACCAAAGCAGTAGATTTTACCAAAGAATTATTGCGCTATAGCTCTGCAACAAACTACACTGACGTGTTAACTTCAGAACAAAGTTTGTTAACAGCTCAATTAAGTGGGATTAATGATCGATTACAAAAATTACAGTCCGTAGTAAATCTATACCGTGCATTAGGCGGTGGCTGGAAATAA
- a CDS encoding efflux RND transporter periplasmic adaptor subunit encodes MRKVTTLFFSMSMGMLLASCGNNDAAKKAAAAAAAGPQAYPVFTVNTQNTTLDSDYPATIEGIQNIDIRPKVDGFIEKIFVDEGAVVKKGQLLFTINAPQYEQQVRTARAAISSAEADVNAAQLTVNKTRPLVEKDIISKYDLDAAQLTLQSRKAALAQAKAELVNAQVNLGYTSVKSPVDGVVGSIPFRNGSLVSSTSTQPLTTVSNTSKVYAYFSLNEKQLLDFSKTYKGNTLAQQMKNIPAVSLVLADGTIYAQNGKIESINGQINTSTGSASLRATFPNPTSLLKNGASASVRIPQHIDNAILIPQKSTIDLQGKKFVYVLGDSAKTISTEIEIMDLAKGKFYVVTKGLKAGDKVVLEGFQSLKDGTKIKPEEKNADSVYADIKK; translated from the coding sequence ATGAGAAAAGTAACAACTCTCTTTTTTAGCATGAGCATGGGTATGCTCCTGGCATCCTGCGGAAACAACGATGCTGCTAAAAAAGCCGCAGCTGCAGCAGCAGCTGGTCCACAAGCTTACCCGGTTTTTACCGTAAATACACAAAACACCACTTTAGATTCTGATTATCCGGCAACGATTGAAGGGATCCAAAATATCGACATCCGCCCAAAGGTTGACGGCTTTATCGAAAAGATTTTTGTAGATGAGGGTGCCGTGGTTAAAAAGGGTCAGTTACTTTTCACCATTAATGCGCCACAATACGAACAACAAGTACGTACAGCAAGAGCGGCGATCAGTAGTGCCGAAGCCGATGTTAATGCAGCCCAGTTAACAGTAAATAAAACCAGGCCTTTGGTAGAAAAAGACATTATCAGCAAGTACGACCTTGATGCTGCTCAATTAACACTCCAAAGCAGAAAAGCAGCATTGGCACAGGCAAAAGCCGAATTGGTAAATGCACAGGTTAACTTAGGTTATACTTCAGTTAAAAGCCCTGTTGATGGTGTGGTTGGCAGTATTCCTTTCAGAAATGGAAGTCTGGTAAGCAGTACCAGTACGCAGCCATTAACAACAGTTTCTAACACTTCAAAGGTTTATGCTTACTTCTCTTTAAATGAGAAACAGCTTTTAGATTTTTCTAAAACTTATAAAGGAAATACTTTGGCGCAGCAGATGAAAAACATCCCGGCGGTAAGTTTGGTACTGGCCGATGGAACAATTTATGCACAAAATGGTAAAATAGAATCCATCAACGGACAGATTAACACCAGCACAGGTTCTGCAAGTTTAAGAGCAACCTTCCCCAACCCAACTTCTTTATTAAAAAATGGAGCAAGTGCTTCTGTAAGGATTCCTCAGCATATTGACAATGCAATTTTAATTCCCCAAAAATCTACCATCGATTTACAGGGAAAAAAATTCGTTTATGTTCTGGGCGATTCTGCTAAAACCATTAGTACCGAAATCGAGATTATGGATTTGGCCAAAGGCAAGTTCTATGTCGTAACGAAAGGGCTTAAAGCTGGAGATAAAGTTGTTTTGGAAGGTTTTCAATCATTAAAAGACGGAACGAAAATTAAACCTGAAGAAAAAAATGCTGATTCAGTTTATGCTGATATCAAGAAATAA
- a CDS encoding efflux RND transporter permease subunit, producing the protein MFKKFIERPVLSTVISIIIVILGVLGLATLPVSQYPEIAPPTVQVSTSYQGANADVVMNSVVVPLEEQINGVEDMTYMTSTASNDGTATITVNFKLGTNPDLAAVNVQNRVARATSLLPAEVTKSGVITAKRQASNVLIFGLYSDDPSYDQKFLQNYANINIIPQIKRINGVGDASAFGTLDYTMRIWLKPDVMATYGLVPNDINVALADQNVEAAPGQFGELGDQAFQYTLKYTGRLKDEAQFGNIIIRTTDNGQILRLKDIARIELGAQSYASSVKFNGKQALGIAINQTAGSNAKEVIENSIKTLDEAQKSFPKGVHYSTLVNVNDFLDASIEKVLHTLIEAFILVFLVVFIFLQDFRSTLIPAISVPVAIIGTFFFLSLFGFTINLLTLFALVLAIGIVVDDAIVVVEAVHAKLDEGYTDARKATIDAMDDISGAIISITLVMAAVFIPVSFISGSSGVFYKQFGLTLAISIILSAINALTLSPALCALFLKPHKEEHKKSKNFLNRFYDAFNTSFDAVTGKYKKSVGFLSRKKWIVGLAIAFFAVVLVWTMNTTPKGFVPNEDLGTIMSDISLPAGTSQEETNIVIAKIDSIAHKIPEIKNTLRVVGRSMISGSGSSYGMVISRLTPWDERKGRDVKTIIGELFAKTAGIKGAKIIFFAPPTIQGFGTSGGFEFQLQDKTGGDIKKFNEVGNGFLAALSKRPEIQYASTSFNPNFPQYQIDVNVAKVKQAGLNVSDVLGVMQGYYGGVYASNFNKFGKQFRVMFQADAQYRANEQTLTRIFVRNSAGQMAPVSEFITLTKVYGPQAISRFNLFTSISVTGNPNAGYSSGDALKAVQEEAAKNLPAGYGYEFSGLSREEMAGGSQTVFIFLLCVIFVYFLLAAQYESYILPLAVLFSLPVGLAGVFVFDKIFGVDNNIYTQITLIMLVGLLAKNAILIVEYAVDRRRKGMSIANAAIDGATARLRPILMTSFAFILGLLPLMLSSGVGAAGNTSIGTGAVGGMLIGTIFGVFVIPALFIIFQSLQERISNKSPFNEGIDHEQTPEEYELATANSKH; encoded by the coding sequence ATGTTTAAGAAATTTATAGAAAGACCGGTTTTATCAACGGTTATATCCATCATCATCGTTATACTCGGTGTTTTAGGTTTAGCTACGTTGCCGGTTTCACAATATCCGGAAATTGCCCCGCCCACGGTGCAGGTTTCTACTTCATACCAGGGTGCCAATGCCGACGTGGTGATGAATAGCGTTGTTGTTCCGCTGGAAGAGCAAATAAACGGTGTGGAAGACATGACCTACATGACTTCTACCGCCAGTAATGATGGTACCGCGACCATTACCGTAAACTTTAAGCTGGGAACCAACCCCGATCTTGCAGCCGTAAACGTACAGAACAGGGTTGCACGTGCGACCAGTTTATTACCTGCAGAGGTTACCAAATCGGGGGTAATTACAGCTAAAAGACAGGCGAGTAACGTATTGATCTTTGGTTTATATAGCGACGATCCTTCTTACGATCAGAAATTTTTGCAGAACTATGCAAACATCAACATCATCCCTCAGATTAAACGTATCAATGGTGTGGGTGATGCGAGTGCATTCGGAACATTGGATTATACCATGCGTATCTGGCTAAAACCTGATGTGATGGCAACCTACGGACTGGTTCCTAACGATATTAACGTTGCCCTGGCCGATCAGAATGTGGAGGCCGCTCCGGGTCAGTTCGGAGAGCTTGGCGATCAGGCATTTCAATATACCTTAAAATATACGGGTAGGTTAAAAGATGAGGCCCAGTTTGGCAACATTATTATCCGCACTACCGATAACGGTCAGATTCTCCGTTTAAAAGATATTGCAAGGATAGAATTAGGTGCACAGAGTTATGCCAGTTCGGTTAAATTTAACGGAAAACAAGCTTTGGGTATCGCCATTAACCAAACAGCAGGTTCAAATGCAAAAGAGGTAATCGAAAATTCCATCAAAACCCTTGATGAAGCTCAAAAATCTTTTCCAAAAGGGGTGCATTACTCAACTTTGGTTAACGTAAACGACTTTTTGGATGCATCGATAGAAAAAGTGCTTCACACCTTGATCGAAGCATTTATTTTGGTGTTCCTTGTAGTGTTCATCTTCTTACAGGATTTCCGATCAACCTTAATTCCGGCGATTAGTGTACCGGTGGCAATTATCGGAACGTTCTTTTTCCTGAGTTTATTTGGATTTACCATCAACTTACTAACCTTATTTGCCCTCGTGCTTGCCATTGGTATTGTGGTGGATGATGCGATTGTGGTAGTAGAGGCCGTGCACGCCAAGCTGGATGAAGGTTATACCGATGCCAGAAAGGCAACCATAGATGCGATGGACGATATTAGTGGAGCGATTATTTCAATCACTTTGGTAATGGCTGCCGTATTTATCCCGGTGAGTTTTATCTCCGGATCTTCAGGTGTATTTTACAAACAATTTGGTTTAACACTGGCCATTTCCATTATCTTATCGGCCATTAACGCCTTAACATTAAGTCCGGCATTATGTGCTTTGTTCTTAAAACCGCATAAAGAAGAGCACAAAAAATCTAAAAACTTTTTAAACCGTTTTTACGATGCTTTTAATACTTCTTTCGATGCCGTAACCGGAAAATATAAAAAATCAGTAGGCTTCCTGTCCAGAAAAAAATGGATCGTTGGATTGGCTATCGCTTTCTTCGCAGTAGTATTGGTTTGGACGATGAATACCACACCAAAAGGTTTCGTACCAAATGAGGATTTGGGAACCATTATGAGTGATATCTCATTACCAGCAGGAACTTCGCAAGAGGAAACCAATATTGTAATTGCAAAGATTGATAGTATTGCACACAAAATACCTGAAATTAAAAACACTTTAAGGGTGGTGGGCCGTAGTATGATTAGTGGTTCGGGCAGTTCGTATGGTATGGTAATTTCGCGATTAACCCCATGGGATGAACGTAAAGGCCGGGATGTAAAAACCATAATTGGCGAACTGTTTGCAAAAACAGCAGGTATTAAAGGTGCCAAGATTATTTTCTTTGCTCCGCCAACTATCCAGGGTTTTGGTACCAGTGGCGGTTTTGAGTTCCAGTTGCAGGATAAAACTGGTGGAGATATTAAAAAATTCAACGAAGTTGGAAATGGATTTTTAGCAGCTTTGAGTAAACGTCCTGAGATCCAATATGCTTCTACCTCTTTTAACCCAAATTTCCCTCAGTACCAGATTGATGTAAATGTGGCAAAGGTTAAACAGGCCGGCCTGAATGTTAGTGATGTTTTAGGTGTAATGCAGGGTTATTATGGCGGTGTTTATGCTTCAAACTTTAACAAATTTGGTAAACAGTTTAGGGTAATGTTCCAGGCAGATGCGCAGTACCGTGCAAACGAACAAACTTTAACCCGTATTTTTGTTAGAAATTCTGCAGGGCAAATGGCTCCGGTATCAGAGTTTATTACTTTGACCAAAGTGTATGGACCACAGGCCATTTCACGTTTCAACTTGTTTACTTCAATTTCGGTAACCGGTAACCCAAATGCAGGTTATAGCTCAGGTGATGCTTTAAAGGCTGTTCAGGAAGAGGCTGCTAAAAATCTTCCGGCAGGATATGGCTATGAATTTTCTGGTTTATCACGTGAGGAGATGGCCGGCGGAAGTCAAACGGTCTTCATTTTCTTACTTTGCGTAATTTTTGTTTATTTCTTGCTCGCCGCACAATACGAAAGTTATATTTTACCATTAGCTGTTTTATTCTCTTTACCGGTTGGTTTAGCAGGTGTATTCGTTTTTGATAAAATTTTCGGGGTAGATAATAACATTTACACGCAGATTACCCTGATCATGCTTGTGGGACTACTCGCCAAAAACGCCATTTTGATTGTTGAATATGCGGTAGATAGAAGAAGAAAAGGAATGAGCATAGCCAACGCCGCAATTGATGGTGCAACAGCACGTTTACGTCCTATTTTGATGACTTCATTTGCCTTTATCTTAGGATTATTGCCACTGATGCTATCATCAGGTGTGGGTGCCGCGGGTAATACCTCAATTGGTACAGGTGCTGTTGGCGGTATGTTGATCGGAACAATTTTCGGGGTTTTCGTAATTCCGGCTCTGTTTATCATATTCCAATCCTTACAAGAGCGCATCAGTAATAAATCGCCTTTTAACGAAGGTATTGACCATGAACAAACGCCAGAGGAATATGAATTGGCTACTGCGAACAGCAAACATTAA